Proteins from a single region of Pseudomonas fulva:
- the phoR gene encoding phosphate regulon sensor histidine kinase PhoR, which translates to MTSNWRGAITRRLVLLIAACLAAGVITGEYAWAIAIGLAAHLLWNLSQLLRLHAWLKDHQPDEPPPDGYGLWGEVFDSIYHLQRRNQRARGRLQAVIDRVQESTAALRDAVIMLDSHGNLEWWNKASETLLGLKTPQDSGQSITNLVRDPRFKDYFERGNFLEPLDLPSPVNPRKQLQLNITRYGNQEHLMLVRDVTRLHQLEQMRKDFVANVSHELRTPLTVISGYLETLQDNVDEINPRWRRALQQMQQQGARMQGLLNDLLLLAKLEATDYPSDNHPVAVDLLLQTIRNDALALSAERNHRISLEADAGLRLKGSESELRSAFSNLVFNAVKYTQPDGEIRIRWWQDAQGAHLSVQDTGPGIEAKHLPRLTERFYRVDSSRASHTGGTGLGLAIVKHVLLRHRGGLEITSVIGKGSLFTCHFQPAQIAAPTR; encoded by the coding sequence GTGACGAGCAACTGGCGTGGCGCCATAACCCGCCGCCTTGTACTGCTGATCGCGGCCTGCCTGGCCGCTGGCGTGATCACCGGCGAATATGCCTGGGCCATCGCCATTGGCCTGGCCGCCCACCTGCTGTGGAACCTCAGCCAGTTGCTGCGCCTGCATGCCTGGCTCAAGGATCACCAGCCCGACGAACCACCACCCGACGGCTACGGCCTGTGGGGCGAGGTGTTCGACAGCATCTACCACCTGCAGCGCCGCAACCAGCGCGCCCGCGGCCGCCTGCAGGCGGTGATCGACCGCGTGCAGGAGTCCACCGCGGCACTGCGTGACGCGGTGATCATGCTCGACAGTCACGGCAACCTGGAGTGGTGGAACAAGGCGTCGGAAACCCTGCTGGGCCTGAAGACGCCCCAGGACAGCGGCCAGTCGATTACCAACCTGGTGCGCGACCCACGCTTCAAGGATTACTTCGAGCGCGGCAATTTCCTCGAGCCCCTCGACCTGCCCTCGCCGGTCAACCCGCGCAAGCAGCTGCAGCTCAACATCACCCGCTACGGTAATCAGGAGCACCTGATGCTGGTGCGCGACGTCACCCGCCTCCACCAGCTGGAGCAGATGCGCAAGGACTTCGTCGCCAACGTTTCCCACGAACTGCGCACGCCGCTGACGGTGATTTCCGGCTACCTGGAAACCCTGCAGGACAACGTCGACGAGATCAACCCGCGCTGGCGCCGCGCCCTGCAGCAGATGCAGCAGCAAGGCGCGCGCATGCAGGGCCTGCTCAACGACCTGCTGCTGCTGGCCAAGCTGGAAGCCACCGATTACCCCTCCGACAACCACCCGGTGGCGGTCGACCTGCTGCTGCAGACCATCCGCAACGATGCCCTGGCGCTGTCTGCCGAACGCAACCACCGCATCAGCCTGGAAGCCGACGCCGGCCTCAGGCTCAAGGGCAGCGAGTCGGAGCTGCGCAGCGCGTTTTCCAACCTGGTGTTCAACGCCGTGAAGTACACCCAGCCCGACGGCGAGATCCGCATTCGCTGGTGGCAGGACGCACAGGGCGCGCACCTGTCGGTGCAGGACACCGGCCCCGGTATCGAGGCCAAGCACCTGCCGCGCCTGACCGAGCGTTTCTACCGGGTCGACTCCAGCCGCGCCAGCCACACCGGCGGCACGGGCCTGGGCCTGGCCATCGTCAAACACGTGCTGCTGCGCCACCGCGGTGGGCTGGAGATCACCAGCGTGATCGGCAAGGGCAGCCTGTTCACCTGCCATTTCCAGCCGGCGCAGATCGCCGCGCCAACCCGCTGA
- a CDS encoding hemolysin family protein has protein sequence MDPSTSVSFSSYFADMGLVLFALFLVLLNGFFVAAEFAMVKLRATKVEALAQKNGWRGHILRTVHNQLDAYLSACQLGITLASLGLGWVGEPAFAHLLEPLLTSVGIESQKLIHGIAFFTAFFIISYLHIVIGELAPKSWAIRKPELLSLWTAAPLYLFYWAMYPAIFLLNASANAILRIAGQDQPAGHHEHHYSRDELKLILHSSRASDPSDQDMRVLASAVELGELEVVDWANSREDLVYLELNATLDEVFSLFRRHKYSRFPIYDEAAGEFVGVLHIKDLLLHLSLLEMLPSTLRLGELMRPIEKVSRNLPLSDLLEQFRKGSAHFALVEEADGKVIGYLTMEDVLEALVGDIQDEHRKTERGILAYQPGKLLVRGDTPLFKLERLLGIDLDHIEAETLAGLIYETLKRVPEEEESLEVAGLRLIVKKMKGPKILLAKVIKLD, from the coding sequence ATGGATCCCTCTACGAGCGTCTCCTTCTCCAGTTATTTCGCGGACATGGGCCTGGTGCTGTTCGCCCTGTTTCTGGTGCTGCTCAATGGCTTCTTCGTGGCCGCCGAGTTCGCCATGGTCAAGCTGCGCGCCACCAAGGTCGAAGCCCTGGCCCAGAAGAACGGCTGGCGCGGGCACATCCTGCGTACCGTGCACAACCAGCTCGATGCCTACCTGTCCGCCTGCCAGCTGGGTATCACCCTGGCCTCCCTGGGCCTGGGCTGGGTGGGTGAACCGGCCTTCGCGCACCTGCTCGAGCCGCTGCTGACCTCGGTCGGCATCGAATCGCAGAAGCTGATCCACGGCATCGCCTTCTTCACCGCGTTCTTCATCATTTCCTACCTGCACATCGTGATCGGCGAACTGGCCCCCAAATCCTGGGCCATTCGCAAGCCGGAGCTGCTGTCGCTGTGGACGGCGGCGCCGCTGTACCTGTTCTACTGGGCCATGTACCCGGCGATCTTCCTGCTCAACGCCAGCGCCAACGCCATCCTGCGCATTGCCGGTCAGGATCAGCCAGCCGGCCACCACGAGCATCATTACAGCCGCGACGAGCTCAAGCTGATCCTGCATTCCAGCCGTGCCAGCGACCCGAGCGACCAGGACATGCGCGTGCTCGCCTCTGCCGTGGAGCTCGGCGAACTGGAGGTGGTCGACTGGGCGAACTCCCGCGAAGACCTCGTCTACCTGGAACTCAACGCCACGCTGGACGAGGTGTTCAGCCTGTTCCGCCGCCACAAGTACAGCCGTTTCCCGATCTACGACGAAGCCGCGGGCGAGTTCGTCGGCGTGCTGCACATCAAGGACCTGCTGCTGCACCTGTCATTGCTGGAAATGCTGCCCTCGACCCTGCGCCTGGGCGAGCTGATGCGGCCGATCGAGAAGGTCAGCCGCAACCTGCCGCTGTCCGACCTGCTGGAGCAGTTCCGCAAGGGCAGCGCGCATTTCGCCCTGGTCGAAGAGGCCGACGGCAAGGTGATCGGCTACCTGACCATGGAGGACGTGCTCGAAGCCCTGGTCGGCGACATCCAGGACGAACACCGCAAGACCGAACGCGGCATCCTCGCCTACCAGCCCGGCAAGCTGCTGGTGCGTGGCGACACCCCGCTGTTCAAGCTCGAGCGGCTGCTGGGCATCGACCTCGACCATATCGAGGCCGAGACCCTTGCCGGCCTGATCTATGAAACCCTCAAGCGGGTGCCCGAGGAGGAGGAGTCCCTGGAAGTCGCCGGCCTGCGGTTGATCGTCAAGAAGATGAAAGGGCCGAAGATCCTCCTGGCCAAGGTCATCAAGCTCGACTGA
- a CDS encoding c-type cytochrome: MNKTIVSLLLALGLAGAAQAAGDPAAGQAKAVVCGACHGVDGNSALANFPKLAGQGERYLLKQMQDIKSGARPVLEMTGMLEPLSEQDMADVAAYFASQKISVGAADAALVERGQALFRGGKLAEGMPACSGCHSPDGSGIATAGYPHLGGQHADYIAKQLTAFREGERSNDGDAMIMRDIAAKLSNKDIEALSSYVQGLH; this comes from the coding sequence ATGAACAAGACAATAGTGAGTCTGCTGCTGGCGCTGGGCCTGGCCGGGGCGGCCCAGGCGGCGGGTGATCCGGCCGCGGGACAGGCCAAGGCCGTGGTATGCGGGGCCTGTCACGGAGTCGATGGCAACAGCGCACTGGCCAATTTCCCCAAGCTGGCCGGCCAGGGTGAGCGCTACCTGCTCAAGCAGATGCAGGACATCAAGTCCGGCGCCCGTCCGGTGCTGGAAATGACCGGCATGCTCGAGCCGCTGAGCGAGCAGGACATGGCCGATGTCGCCGCCTACTTCGCCAGCCAGAAGATCAGCGTGGGCGCGGCCGACGCGGCGCTGGTCGAGCGTGGCCAGGCTCTGTTTCGCGGCGGCAAGCTGGCCGAGGGCATGCCGGCCTGTAGCGGTTGCCACTCGCCCGATGGCAGCGGTATCGCCACGGCGGGCTACCCGCACCTGGGTGGCCAGCACGCCGATTACATCGCCAAGCAGCTGACCGCCTTCCGTGAAGGCGAGCGCAGCAACGACGGCGACGCCATGATCATGCGCGACATCGCCGCCAAGCTCAGCAACAAGGATATCGAGGCGCTGTCGAGCTATGTTCAGGGCCTGCACTGA
- a CDS encoding endonuclease/exonuclease/phosphatase family protein: MSLSIASINIERSRHLSRVAAFIERERPELLCLQELCERDIPFFEALMGGAMAFAPMARYPEEGPANVVGVGMLARGGALANLKAEYYSGSPERIQEMAFVTLEGKRMADPLSIAEVMLSATVDGFRVAVTHLNVTPFGSSTPYQRESAGKLIALAQAQATAAGGLLLTGDFNAPRGRATFDLIAEHFIDGIPAHYTSSIDGSLHRAGDIPFMVDGLFHTPNYRLDDARLTTGVSDHCAVSCRLSTAS; this comes from the coding sequence ATGTCGCTCAGCATCGCCTCCATCAATATCGAACGTTCCAGACACCTGTCGCGGGTCGCCGCCTTTATCGAGCGTGAGCGCCCGGAGCTGCTCTGCCTGCAGGAACTCTGCGAGCGCGACATCCCCTTCTTCGAAGCCCTGATGGGCGGCGCCATGGCCTTCGCCCCCATGGCCCGCTACCCCGAGGAAGGCCCCGCCAACGTGGTGGGCGTCGGCATGCTGGCCCGCGGTGGCGCCCTGGCGAACCTGAAGGCCGAGTACTACTCGGGCAGCCCCGAGCGCATTCAGGAGATGGCCTTCGTCACCCTCGAGGGCAAGCGCATGGCCGACCCGCTGAGCATCGCCGAAGTGATGCTCAGCGCCACGGTCGATGGTTTCCGCGTCGCCGTCACCCATCTCAACGTCACCCCGTTCGGCAGCTCCACGCCGTACCAGCGCGAGAGCGCCGGCAAGCTGATCGCCCTGGCCCAGGCGCAAGCCACAGCAGCAGGCGGGCTGCTGCTGACCGGCGACTTCAACGCACCGCGCGGGCGCGCCACCTTCGACCTGATCGCCGAACACTTCATCGACGGGATACCGGCGCATTACACCAGCAGCATCGACGGCTCGCTGCACCGCGCCGGCGACATTCCGTTCATGGTCGACGGGCTGTTCCATACGCCGAACTACCGCCTGGATGACGCCAGGCTGACCACCGGCGTATCCGACCACTGCGCGGTGAGTTGCCGCCTGAGCACGGCCAGCTAG
- a CDS encoding thiol:disulfide interchange protein DsbA/DsbL, with product MRNLILSAVLATASLFGVSAHAADIEAGKQYVELSNPVPISKPGKIEVVELFWYGCPHCYQFEPTLNPWVEKLPADVNFVRIPALFGGLWNAHGQMFITLESMKVEHKVHDAVFRAIHKEGRKLATPEEMADFLVTQDIDRDAFLKAYNSFGVKSQMEKAKKLAMAYQINGVPVMIVNGKYRFDISSSGGPEQTLEVADHLIAKERAAK from the coding sequence ATGCGTAATCTGATCCTTTCCGCGGTCCTGGCCACTGCCAGCCTGTTCGGCGTTAGCGCCCACGCCGCCGATATCGAGGCCGGCAAGCAGTACGTCGAGCTGAGCAATCCGGTACCGATTTCCAAGCCCGGCAAGATCGAGGTCGTCGAGCTGTTCTGGTACGGCTGCCCGCACTGCTACCAGTTCGAACCGACCCTCAACCCCTGGGTCGAGAAGCTGCCGGCCGACGTCAACTTCGTGCGCATTCCCGCCCTGTTCGGTGGCCTGTGGAACGCCCATGGGCAGATGTTCATCACCCTGGAAAGCATGAAGGTCGAGCACAAGGTGCACGACGCCGTGTTCCGCGCCATCCACAAGGAAGGCCGCAAGCTGGCTACCCCGGAAGAAATGGCGGATTTCCTGGTCACCCAGGACATCGACCGTGACGCCTTCCTCAAGGCCTACAATTCCTTTGGCGTGAAAAGCCAGATGGAAAAGGCCAAGAAACTGGCCATGGCCTACCAGATCAATGGCGTACCGGTGATGATCGTCAACGGCAAGTACCGCTTCGACATCTCCAGCTCGGGTGGCCCGGAGCAGACCCTGGAGGTCGCCGATCACCTGATCGCCAAAGAGCGCGCCGCCAAGTAA
- a CDS encoding endonuclease/exonuclease/phosphatase family protein, with protein sequence MLRRRSMPRQAGLCDPQVNPDCTPDSEWPQDGRLRLLSFNIQVGISTERYHHYLTRGWQHLLPHQGRAGNLQRIGDLLGDYDIVALQEADGGSVRSGFINQVEHLARMGAFPYWYQQLNRNLGRFAQHSNGLLSRLRPTLLEDHPLPGPAGRGAILLRIGEGDDAVAVVMMHLALGARTRTRQLAYIRELIGGYRHQILMGDMNTHAIDLLEHSPLRDLGLLAPQVEATFPSWRPQRCLDHILLSPGLELERFQVLAQPISDHLPVAVEIRLPNALTPPLTPRVQEP encoded by the coding sequence ATGCTGCGTCGCCGCTCGATGCCCCGTCAGGCTGGCCTGTGCGATCCACAGGTCAACCCCGACTGCACCCCGGACAGCGAGTGGCCGCAGGATGGACGCTTGCGGCTGCTCAGCTTCAACATTCAGGTCGGTATCAGTACCGAGCGCTATCACCATTACCTGACCCGCGGCTGGCAGCACCTGCTGCCGCATCAGGGCCGTGCCGGCAACCTGCAGCGCATCGGCGACCTGCTCGGCGATTACGACATCGTCGCCCTGCAGGAGGCCGACGGTGGCAGCGTGCGCTCCGGCTTCATCAACCAGGTCGAGCACCTGGCGCGCATGGGGGCCTTCCCCTACTGGTACCAGCAGCTCAACCGCAACCTGGGGCGTTTCGCCCAGCACAGCAACGGGCTGCTCAGCCGCCTGCGGCCGACCCTGCTGGAGGATCACCCGCTGCCCGGCCCGGCCGGCCGCGGCGCGATCCTGCTGCGCATCGGCGAGGGTGACGACGCCGTCGCCGTGGTGATGATGCACCTGGCGCTGGGGGCGCGTACCCGCACCCGGCAGCTGGCCTATATCCGTGAGCTGATCGGCGGCTATCGCCACCAGATTCTCATGGGCGACATGAACACCCACGCCATCGACCTGCTGGAGCATTCGCCGCTGCGCGATCTCGGCTTGCTCGCCCCGCAGGTCGAGGCGACCTTTCCGAGCTGGCGCCCGCAGCGCTGTCTCGACCATATTCTGCTCAGCCCCGGTCTGGAGCTCGAGCGCTTTCAGGTACTGGCGCAGCCGATCTCCGACCACCTGCCGGTGGCCGTGGAAATCCGCCTGCCCAATGCCCTGACGCCACCGTTGACGCCCCGTGTACAGGAGCCCTGA
- a CDS encoding GGDEF domain-containing protein, with the protein MADDAKRWREKYLANIEQQEKLERRWDMRIDLLRRGLVRSSLAAEGADKAVDQCMQDLREILRRDDMDAGLSALIPRLEKTVLDSEQRRQQRIEQVATGLASLVAQLLKMDLPGDVRKPLKRYAKQVEERARQSREMPALLAELSQLQQQALQALGGEQVERPGFIERLFGSRDSASPAANAESAASPAPLEPSQHTATTYDEDESVEQPVAERAAAEPQAQTLTTPVEVAPAVIAEASPSPSSSLEAPPQPAPVAASAPAAVSRVMLDSLPLSSALLMPSPVAKAAAEPANESVAIAEPAEQAALEAVVVNAAVPADPDYALPPAPEPGYSAIASHVEGSLLKLLEELPLPERHQGQAEALRQRITAGLNMYELVPVLDDLAVLMLAIADVGQREFEGYLKQLNERLAAFQGSLQDVHTDYTDSAEAARSLDSELRQQVDGLHSSVQEATDLDNLKELVENRLSGLLGTMSQYQQQRDARELQVGERLQILVDRVASMELEAKGFRDHLEEQRQKALLDPLTGLPNRAAWTERLDLELARLQRYGGDLLLAVLDIDHFKRINDDYGHLAGDKVLKIIAGELFKRLRKTDFIARFGGEEFVLLVPSTPMEGGLKLLDTLRSAIENCPFHFKGERVTITLSGGISSFSSAERSEQVFERADQALYRAKRGGRNRIEVG; encoded by the coding sequence ATGGCCGACGACGCCAAACGCTGGCGCGAGAAGTACCTTGCCAATATCGAGCAGCAGGAAAAGCTCGAACGCCGCTGGGACATGCGCATCGACCTGCTGCGTCGCGGGCTGGTGCGCAGCAGCCTGGCCGCCGAGGGTGCTGACAAGGCGGTTGACCAGTGCATGCAGGATCTGCGCGAGATCCTGCGCCGCGACGACATGGACGCCGGCCTCAGTGCCCTGATCCCGCGCCTGGAAAAGACCGTCCTGGATTCCGAGCAGCGCCGCCAGCAGCGTATCGAGCAGGTGGCCACGGGCCTGGCGAGCCTGGTCGCGCAGTTGCTGAAGATGGATCTGCCGGGTGACGTGCGCAAGCCGCTCAAGCGCTATGCCAAGCAGGTCGAGGAGCGGGCCCGCCAGTCCCGGGAAATGCCCGCCCTGCTGGCCGAACTGAGCCAGTTGCAGCAGCAGGCGCTACAGGCGCTGGGTGGCGAGCAGGTCGAGCGGCCGGGGTTTATCGAGCGGCTGTTCGGTAGCCGCGATAGCGCCAGCCCGGCAGCCAATGCTGAGTCTGCTGCTTCGCCTGCGCCGCTTGAGCCGAGCCAACACACCGCGACCACCTACGACGAGGACGAATCGGTCGAGCAGCCGGTCGCCGAGCGAGCGGCGGCTGAGCCGCAAGCGCAAACCCTAACGACTCCAGTAGAGGTAGCACCGGCGGTTATCGCCGAAGCGTCGCCATCGCCATCGTCATCGCTGGAAGCTCCCCCGCAGCCCGCCCCCGTCGCGGCCAGCGCGCCTGCTGCCGTCAGCCGCGTGATGCTGGACAGCCTGCCGCTGTCGTCCGCTTTGCTGATGCCGTCGCCCGTGGCCAAGGCGGCTGCCGAGCCGGCCAACGAGAGCGTCGCCATAGCGGAGCCCGCTGAGCAAGCAGCGCTCGAGGCTGTCGTCGTTAACGCGGCAGTTCCGGCCGATCCCGACTATGCGCTGCCGCCGGCACCCGAACCGGGCTACAGCGCCATCGCCAGTCATGTGGAAGGCAGCCTGCTGAAGCTGCTGGAAGAGTTGCCGCTGCCCGAGCGGCACCAGGGCCAGGCCGAGGCGCTGCGCCAGCGCATCACCGCCGGGCTGAACATGTACGAGTTGGTGCCGGTACTCGATGACCTGGCGGTGCTGATGCTGGCCATCGCCGATGTCGGCCAGCGCGAATTCGAGGGCTACCTCAAGCAGCTCAACGAGCGCCTCGCCGCCTTTCAGGGCAGCCTGCAGGACGTGCACACCGACTACACCGATTCCGCCGAAGCGGCGCGCAGCCTGGACAGTGAGCTGCGCCAGCAGGTCGACGGCCTGCACAGCAGCGTGCAGGAGGCCACCGACCTAGACAACCTCAAGGAACTGGTGGAAAACCGCCTCAGCGGGCTGCTCGGCACCATGAGCCAGTACCAGCAGCAACGCGACGCCCGCGAGCTGCAGGTCGGCGAGCGCCTGCAGATCCTGGTCGACCGGGTGGCCAGCATGGAGCTGGAGGCCAAGGGGTTTCGCGATCATCTCGAAGAACAGCGCCAGAAGGCCCTGCTCGACCCGCTCACCGGGCTGCCCAACCGGGCGGCCTGGACCGAGCGCCTGGATCTCGAACTGGCGCGCCTGCAGCGTTATGGCGGCGACCTGCTGCTGGCGGTGCTGGATATCGATCACTTCAAACGCATCAACGACGACTACGGCCACCTGGCCGGCGACAAGGTGTTGAAGATCATCGCCGGCGAACTGTTCAAGCGGCTGCGCAAGACCGATTTCATCGCCCGCTTCGGCGGCGAAGAGTTCGTGCTGCTGGTTCCTTCCACGCCCATGGAGGGCGGATTGAAGCTGCTCGACACGCTGCGCTCGGCGATCGAGAACTGCCCGTTCCATTTCAAGGGCGAGCGGGTGACCATCACCCTGTCTGGTGGCATCAGTTCGTTCAGCAGCGCCGAGCGCAGCGAGCAGGTGTTCGAGCGCGCGGACCAGGCCCTGTACCGCGCCAAGCGCGGCGGGCGCAACCGGATCGAGGTGGGCTGA
- the phoB gene encoding phosphate regulon transcriptional regulator PhoB gives MVGKNILIVDDEAPIREMIVVALEMAGYECLEAENTGQAHAIIVDRKPDLILLDWMLPGTSGIELARRLKRDELTGDIPIIMLTAKGEEDNKIQGLEVGADDYITKPFSPRELVARLKAVLRRAGPSDSEGPIEVGGLLLDPISHRVTIDGKPAEMGPTEYRLLQFFMTHQERAYTRGQLLDQVWGGNVYVEERTVDVHIRRLRKALGEAYENLVQTVRGTGYRFSTKG, from the coding sequence ATGGTTGGCAAGAACATCCTGATCGTCGACGACGAAGCGCCGATCCGCGAGATGATCGTGGTGGCGCTGGAAATGGCCGGGTACGAGTGCCTGGAAGCGGAAAACACCGGGCAGGCCCACGCCATCATCGTCGACCGCAAGCCCGACCTGATCCTGCTCGACTGGATGTTGCCCGGCACCTCCGGTATCGAGCTGGCCCGGCGCCTGAAGCGCGACGAGCTGACCGGCGACATTCCGATCATCATGCTCACCGCCAAGGGCGAAGAGGACAACAAGATCCAGGGCCTGGAAGTCGGCGCCGACGACTACATCACCAAGCCGTTCTCGCCACGCGAGCTGGTCGCCCGCCTCAAGGCCGTGCTGCGCCGCGCCGGCCCGAGCGACAGCGAAGGCCCGATCGAAGTGGGCGGCCTGCTGCTCGACCCGATCAGCCACCGCGTGACCATCGACGGCAAGCCGGCCGAAATGGGCCCCACCGAATACCGCCTGTTGCAGTTCTTCATGACCCACCAGGAACGCGCCTACACCCGCGGCCAGCTGCTCGACCAGGTCTGGGGCGGCAACGTCTATGTCGAGGAGCGTACCGTCGACGTGCATATCCGTCGCCTGCGCAAGGCGTTGGGCGAGGCCTATGAAAATCTGGTGCAGACGGTACGCGGCACCGGTTATCGTTTCTCCACCAAGGGCTGA
- a CDS encoding DUF1161 domain-containing protein, translated as MRGWTAVMLVLGVTSGSAWAAPKSCEELKQEIEVKIQAAGVASYTLEIVPNEEVEDDAMVIGTCDGGSRKVIYQRNDLTGSRMM; from the coding sequence ATGAGAGGATGGACGGCAGTGATGCTGGTGCTGGGCGTGACGAGCGGCAGCGCCTGGGCGGCGCCCAAGTCGTGCGAGGAGCTCAAGCAGGAAATCGAAGTGAAGATCCAGGCCGCGGGCGTGGCCAGCTATACCCTGGAAATCGTGCCAAACGAAGAGGTCGAGGACGACGCCATGGTGATCGGCACCTGCGACGGCGGCAGCCGCAAGGTGATCTATCAGCGCAACGACCTGACCGGCTCGCGGATGATGTAG
- a CDS encoding peptidoglycan DD-metalloendopeptidase family protein, translating into MLGTLGRLSLLLGLAALASQANALTVYKYTDANGVVTYSDQAAPGAKVFVFSDRMVEKLDNQVKLETRKHAAGETLLVRNDLYAPVQVELRLEQLSNVSGAPGKPINWVLPPRSEIRLATLAPLDPAKPLRYTPKLNYALGDPRLLPIRQAYPLPWRGGPFRLTQGANGQYSHFTPKGRYALDIAMPEGTPIVAARAGMVVKTENDQSGRGTNPSGNFVRILHDDGTMGVYLHLMQGSVSVREGQRVAVGAPIGRSGNTGNSTGPHLHFVVQRNVGMALESIPFEFAQPVDSLPNFAVGGD; encoded by the coding sequence ATGCTAGGTACGCTAGGGCGCCTCTCACTGCTGCTGGGACTCGCTGCGCTCGCTTCTCAGGCGAATGCGCTGACCGTCTACAAGTACACCGATGCCAATGGCGTGGTCACCTACAGTGACCAGGCGGCGCCCGGTGCGAAGGTGTTCGTGTTCAGCGACCGCATGGTCGAGAAGCTCGACAACCAGGTGAAGCTGGAAACCCGCAAGCACGCCGCCGGCGAGACCCTGCTGGTGCGCAACGATCTGTATGCGCCGGTGCAGGTGGAGCTCAGGCTGGAGCAGCTGAGCAACGTCAGTGGTGCGCCGGGCAAACCGATCAACTGGGTCTTGCCGCCGCGCAGCGAGATCCGCCTGGCCACCCTGGCGCCGCTGGATCCTGCCAAGCCGCTGCGCTATACGCCGAAGCTCAATTACGCCCTCGGTGACCCGCGGCTGTTGCCGATCAGGCAGGCCTATCCGCTGCCGTGGCGCGGCGGGCCGTTTCGTCTGACCCAGGGTGCCAATGGCCAGTACAGCCACTTCACCCCCAAGGGCCGTTACGCCCTGGATATCGCCATGCCGGAAGGCACGCCGATCGTCGCGGCGCGCGCCGGCATGGTGGTCAAGACCGAGAACGACCAGAGTGGGCGTGGCACCAATCCCTCGGGCAACTTCGTGCGCATCCTGCATGACGACGGCACCATGGGTGTGTACCTGCACCTCATGCAGGGTTCGGTGAGCGTGCGCGAGGGGCAGCGTGTTGCGGTCGGCGCGCCGATCGGCCGCTCCGGCAATACCGGCAACAGCACCGGTCCGCACCTGCACTTCGTGGTACAGCGCAACGTGGGCATGGCGCTGGAGTCGATCCCCTTCGAGTTCGCCCAGCCGGTGGACAGCCTGCCCAATTTCGCCGTGGGTGGCGACTGA
- a CDS encoding HAD family hydrolase: MQQRTVLFDLDGTLTDPREGITRSVQYALSKLDIHEPDLVALEHFIGPPLLQCFMHTYSLSEARAWEAVNHYRDRFREVGLYENQVFDGVIELLQLLQDQGRTLYIATSKPTVFASEIARHFDFARYFKAIYGSELGGTRTNKVELIAHLLEQEGLDPADTLMIGDRKHDLIGAHSNGVRAVAVGYGFGSLEELSSERPAHHVQTLAQLRQAFAG; the protein is encoded by the coding sequence ATGCAGCAGCGCACCGTTCTCTTCGACCTCGACGGCACCCTTACCGACCCCCGTGAGGGCATCACCCGCTCGGTGCAATACGCGCTGTCGAAACTGGATATCCACGAGCCCGACCTGGTGGCCCTGGAGCATTTCATCGGCCCGCCGCTGCTGCAGTGCTTCATGCACACCTACAGCCTCAGCGAGGCGCGCGCCTGGGAGGCGGTGAATCACTACCGTGACCGCTTCCGCGAGGTCGGGCTGTACGAGAACCAGGTATTCGACGGCGTGATCGAGTTGCTGCAATTGCTGCAGGATCAGGGCCGCACCCTGTACATCGCCACCAGCAAACCCACGGTGTTCGCCAGCGAGATCGCCCGGCACTTCGATTTCGCCCGTTACTTCAAGGCCATCTACGGCAGCGAACTGGGCGGCACGCGCACCAACAAGGTGGAGCTGATCGCCCACCTGCTCGAACAGGAAGGCCTCGACCCGGCCGATACGCTGATGATCGGCGATCGCAAGCATGACCTGATCGGCGCCCATAGCAACGGCGTGCGGGCGGTGGCGGTCGGTTACGGGTTCGGTAGCCTGGAAGAGCTGAGCAGCGAGCGCCCGGCTCACCATGTGCAGACCCTGGCGCAGCTGCGCCAGGCCTTCGCCGGCTGA